TCATGGCCACCGTGGCTCATAGGAGCTGGCATATATTCGGATTGAGGCATGCTGTTTTGATTTTGATTCATTTCGTTAGGATACTGCATTCATCTTCCTCCTGAAATTAATAATCACATGCTTTTTTAGTGTAGCTTATTAAACAAACCTCATACTTAGAAATGATTTCAAAAAAAGCCTTAAGAATCAGAGAATTCTTAAGGCCTTTATGCTTACATGTTTTCTGCCTGGCGATAACTCACTTTTTCGGTTTCCTCTTCTTCTGGTGGAGAAGTTTTCTTAATAAAAAAGGATAAGATTACTCCAATCAAAGAAAGGACAGTTACTACAAAAAATGCGACATTCACTCCGTGAATAGCAGGATAATCAATAGCGGGCTGAGATTGTGCCCGTTGGGCTGTTGTTGTCATAACCGTTACTAAAATGGCAGTTCCTATCGAAGCAGCTACCATACGGGTCGTGTTGGCCATCGCTGTTCCATGAGGGATCAGCTTGTTAGGAAGCTGATTTAATCCTGCTGTAGTTACAGGCATCATAACCATAGATAATCCAAGCATTCGAATGGCGTAAAGCACGGTAATAAAAGTAAACGTAGTGGATGAACCTAAAAAGGAAAAAACGAGCGATGATAGCGTGATTAACGATAAGCCTACGATCGCTAGCCACCTGGCACCAATTCTGTCGAATATTCTACCAGTAATCGGTGACATAAAACCTGTAATGACAGCTCCCGGCAATATTGCAAGCCCTGATTCCATAGCTGTAAAATCACGCATGTTCTGCATATAAAGCGGAATTAAAGTTTCTGCCCCAATCAATCCCATAAAGGCAATCATCGCTATAATTGTGGTTATGGTAAAAACAGCGTATTTAAATACTCTGAATTCAAGCATAGGCTGTTTCAGTTTCAACTGCCTTAAAATAAAGAACAAAAGTGAAACGACGCCTAAAGAAATAAACAGAATCGTTTGTGTATTTCCCCACCCGTAATTACCTGCTGAAGTAAACCCGTAAAGTAAGCCTCCAAATCCTATTGAGGAAAGCATGATGGACAATAGATCCATTTTCGGATAGGTCAGTTCGGTTACGTTTTTCATCACAAAGAAGGCAATGATAATATCAATAATAGCGATAGGGAGGATAATTAAAAACAACAGCCGCCACGAGTAATTCTCCGTAACCCAGCCTGATAGGGCAGGGCCGATAGCAGGGGCAAAGGAAATGACGAGTCCAATATACCCCATGGCTGCTCCGCGTTTATTTACTGGAAATATCAAAAGAAAAACGGTCTGCATCAAAGGAAGCATAATACCAGCACCGCTCGACTGCACAATACGGCCGAGGAGCAGGATTTGAAAATTGGGAGCAATAGCTCCGATAATGGTTCCTACTACAAAAATACTCATTGCAGATAAGAATAATTGTCTCGTTGTAAAGCGTTCAATAAGAAAAGCTGTAATAGGAATCATAATGCCGTTGACTAACATGAATACGGTGGTCAGCCATTGTCCAGAATTTGCAGACACATGCATTTCTTCCATAATGGGAGGGATGGCTGTAATCATCAATGTCTGGTTTAATATTGCGATAAAAGAACCTGCCAGTAATAGAGAAGCAATTAATATTTTATTGAAAGGCTGTGTCGTCACGATAACACCCTCCTTAATGACTTTAATGACAAAAATGATACCATTACATAAAAAATCCATTTAACGTGCTCACTATTTATAAGATTATACTGTGATGGAATGATCCACACAAACATAATGCTTACTATCATGATTGTTTAGAGATACAGGGAGCAAAGACTGCGTTATCCCTATGGAAAACAGCAGTGAAAATTATAGGTAGGGATTGTATAACTCACGCGAATGGTGTAGGATAAATGCATAAATAATTGAATGATGTTTTTCCACTAGGGGACCTTTCCGGCAGCAGCCGGAGAATGGTTGAGATTAAAGTCATACTTTAAGACCCTTAGAACCTGATCTGGCTTACACCAGCGGAGGGAAGTGGAGTGGCGGATTATTATAAACAATTGATGATATTCGGCAGAACCACTTCTTTTGCTCAGGAAAGAAGTGGTTCTTTTTTTTCACTTTTTTCCTCTTGTAACCAGATCGAAATCAAACAAGGAGAGGATAAAATTGACAAGAGGACTAAAATTAACAGACATTTTAATTACGATCGTCATTTCGCTTATTTTTGGAATCATTTATAAAGTCTGGGGCCCTTTATATGGCATAGTCTCAGCTGCCGGCCTGCAGCTTGAACAACTGATCTATGGCATGTGGTTCATTGCGGCACCGGTCGCTTACCTATTGATTCGTAAACCTGGTGTGGCCTTATTGGCGGAAGTGGCAGCTGCTCATGGAGAATTTATTTTTGGAGGTGAATGGGGGGTCGCTACTCTTATCTTTGGCCTGGGCCAGGGTCTCGCAGCAGAAGTAGTTTTCGCTGCGTTCCGTTACCGGCGCTATGACTTGATAATTGTGTCATTAGCAGCGGCTGCTTCTGCGTTAGTTTCCATCTTCATCGATTATTACTATAGTTTTTTAGGTGAGCTTGCCGTTTGGAACTTGTTCATACTAATTGTCGCAAGAATCGCAGGATCAATAGGAATTGCCGGGGTATTCAGCTATTATTTAGTTGCTTCACTTGAAAAGACAGGGGTCGCTTCTCTGGTTCGGCCTGCGGGAGAACTTGATTATGAATCCTTGGACTGAAATAACAGAGAAGTACGGTATTAAGAATCTGCGTTTGAAATTTCCTCAGACTGAAAAACTCTTGTTTAAAGATGTAACCTTTACCTTTAACAAAGGAGAGAAAATTCTCATTGTGGGGCCCTCAGGGTCTGGAAAATCTACATTACTGCAGGTTCTTTCCGGCTTGATTCCACATTCGATTCAAGTGCCGATAAAAACAGACGCGGCTAACCTTCCAGAAAGCAGAGGAATTGTTTTTCAAGACCCTGACAGCCAATTCTGCATGCCTTATGTGGATGAAGAAATTGCCTTTGTGTTAGAAAACTTACAAATAGCAAGGGAAGATATGGATCAGTATATTTCCTCTTATCTCGAAAAAGTGGGGCTTCGTCTTGCAACCAGCCACCAGCAAATCCGTTGGATGTCTGGTGGAATGAAACAACGCGCAGCGATTGCTTCTGTACTTGCGCTTGAACCCGAAGTGCTTTTTCTGGATGAACCCACAGCATTGCTTGATCGAGAAGGCACGCAGGAGGTATGGAATACGATAAAGTCGATAAGCAGGGACAGAACGGTTATTGCTGTTGAGCATAAAATTGACCAAGCGATTGACTTTGCTGACAGAATGATTGTCATGAACGAACAAGGTTTGTTGATTGCAGATGGTCGTCCGCAGGATATCTTAACTGAGTATAAGGGAGTATTGGATGAACAAGGGATTTGGCATCCCGGTGTATGGAAATCATACTTGGAAAAAAAAGAAAAACAAGAGTCCTATCCTTTGTTAAGTGAACCTCCAGTACTGTCCGTTTCAAACTTGAACGCTGTTAGAGGCAGGACTTCTATTATTCAAGCAGAGGAATTGTGTGCTTATCGAGGAGAATGGGTTACAGTAACCGGAAAGAATGGAGCTGGGAAAAGCACTTTGTTACATGCTTTAATGGGACTGGTAAAATCGACTGGAGACATAATGGTTTGTGGTAAAAAGAAAACCAAAACAAAATCCATTGCCAACGAGGTACAGCTCGTCTTTCAAAATCCAGAACATCAATTTGTTACTCAGTCCGTGCAGGAAGAAGTAGCTCATACCCTTCGTCTGCATAAATGGGATTCTCAGAAGGCTGAAAACCGCGTGCAGGAATTGCTTTCTCGTTTTCACCTAACTTCAAAGAAGAACATGCATCCTTATCAACTTTCAATGGGCCAAAAGAGAAGGCTGAGCCTCGCAGCGGCATTAGCTGCTGCTCCTTCAGTCCTTTTATTGGATGAGCCGACTTTTGGACAGGATGCAAAAAATACATTTGCCATATTAGATCATCTAGAAGAATTAAAAAGGTTAGGGACAGCCATTATTATGGTTACTCACGATGAAAATATTGTGAAGCATTTGTCAACTAAAACCTGGCATGCAGCAGATGGTACTATTATAGAAATGGACAGTTTTCAAGATAGAGGAGAAGTTCACCATGGATGAAACAATTTATGATAACGAGACTTGGCTTCATAAAGTAAATCCAAGTTTAAAATTTATCTTCGTCATTGTATTATTTACGCATCTGCTGTGGGTCGATTCTCTGGAATATCTGCTTGTGTTCTTAATGGGCTGTTTATTATTGTACGTAGCCTTTACAGGGCATTCGATGAAGAGATTGGCACTTATCGCTGTCCCTTTTCTTTTAATCTTTATTACTTCTTCTTCCTCCATGATCCTTTTTGGCCAGGGGAGTACGACTTGGTTTAGCTTTGGAATAGTAGAAATAACGAAAGAAAGCTTTTACAGAGGTTTATTTCTTGGAGTAAGAGGTGTGGTCTTTGCTGCTTTGGGAGTGGTTTTCAGCCTCACTACGCTTCCTGTCCGTCTTTTCTATTCACTTATGCAGCAATTGAAACTGAAGCCGAAATTTGCCTACAGTTTTATGGCTGCCATAAGAATGGTTCCTTTAATGGTATCAGAGGCACGTAACATTCAGTTCGCTCTAAAAGTGAGAGGCATGCACAGAGAGAAATCTATATCTGGAATTTTTACAACGTTAAAAGCTTATTCCATCCCCTTGCTTTCTCAAAGTATTCGTCGCGCCCATCGTATGGGAGTGGCTATGGAAGCAAAAGGATTCAATGATGCTCAGAAAAGAACGTATTATTATCGAATTGGGTTTTCGAAATATGACTTCTATTTCTTTCTATATTTTACAGGGGTAATCATTTTCGCTTTTCAAATTACTTCAACTCTGTAAGGAGGGTGCGTCCATTGCTGTTAAAGTTAATGATCTGCCAGGTTCCACAAGGTAAAGAGTCTTTAAAGGAGGAATGATGATGACCATAACATTTGTACCTATGGAAGAGACTGACTTTAACTCTTACTTAAAGATTTCACTTGGGGAAT
This Halobacillus salinarum DNA region includes the following protein-coding sequences:
- a CDS encoding ABC transporter ATP-binding protein, whose protein sequence is MNPWTEITEKYGIKNLRLKFPQTEKLLFKDVTFTFNKGEKILIVGPSGSGKSTLLQVLSGLIPHSIQVPIKTDAANLPESRGIVFQDPDSQFCMPYVDEEIAFVLENLQIAREDMDQYISSYLEKVGLRLATSHQQIRWMSGGMKQRAAIASVLALEPEVLFLDEPTALLDREGTQEVWNTIKSISRDRTVIAVEHKIDQAIDFADRMIVMNEQGLLIADGRPQDILTEYKGVLDEQGIWHPGVWKSYLEKKEKQESYPLLSEPPVLSVSNLNAVRGRTSIIQAEELCAYRGEWVTVTGKNGAGKSTLLHALMGLVKSTGDIMVCGKKKTKTKSIANEVQLVFQNPEHQFVTQSVQEEVAHTLRLHKWDSQKAENRVQELLSRFHLTSKKNMHPYQLSMGQKRRLSLAAALAAAPSVLLLDEPTFGQDAKNTFAILDHLEELKRLGTAIIMVTHDENIVKHLSTKTWHAADGTIIEMDSFQDRGEVHHG
- a CDS encoding MDR family MFS transporter, whose protein sequence is MTTQPFNKILIASLLLAGSFIAILNQTLMITAIPPIMEEMHVSANSGQWLTTVFMLVNGIMIPITAFLIERFTTRQLFLSAMSIFVVGTIIGAIAPNFQILLLGRIVQSSGAGIMLPLMQTVFLLIFPVNKRGAAMGYIGLVISFAPAIGPALSGWVTENYSWRLLFLIILPIAIIDIIIAFFVMKNVTELTYPKMDLLSIMLSSIGFGGLLYGFTSAGNYGWGNTQTILFISLGVVSLLFFILRQLKLKQPMLEFRVFKYAVFTITTIIAMIAFMGLIGAETLIPLYMQNMRDFTAMESGLAILPGAVITGFMSPITGRIFDRIGARWLAIVGLSLITLSSLVFSFLGSSTTFTFITVLYAIRMLGLSMVMMPVTTAGLNQLPNKLIPHGTAMANTTRMVAASIGTAILVTVMTTTAQRAQSQPAIDYPAIHGVNVAFFVVTVLSLIGVILSFFIKKTSPPEEEETEKVSYRQAENM
- a CDS encoding ECF transporter S component; translation: MTRGLKLTDILITIVISLIFGIIYKVWGPLYGIVSAAGLQLEQLIYGMWFIAAPVAYLLIRKPGVALLAEVAAAHGEFIFGGEWGVATLIFGLGQGLAAEVVFAAFRYRRYDLIIVSLAAAASALVSIFIDYYYSFLGELAVWNLFILIVARIAGSIGIAGVFSYYLVASLEKTGVASLVRPAGELDYESLD
- a CDS encoding energy-coupling factor transporter transmembrane component T family protein: MDETIYDNETWLHKVNPSLKFIFVIVLFTHLLWVDSLEYLLVFLMGCLLLYVAFTGHSMKRLALIAVPFLLIFITSSSSMILFGQGSTTWFSFGIVEITKESFYRGLFLGVRGVVFAALGVVFSLTTLPVRLFYSLMQQLKLKPKFAYSFMAAIRMVPLMVSEARNIQFALKVRGMHREKSISGIFTTLKAYSIPLLSQSIRRAHRMGVAMEAKGFNDAQKRTYYYRIGFSKYDFYFFLYFTGVIIFAFQITSTL